The Impatiens glandulifera chromosome 3, dImpGla2.1, whole genome shotgun sequence genome contains a region encoding:
- the LOC124930442 gene encoding uncharacterized mitochondrial protein AtMg00810-like, which yields MKDLGHLSYFLGLEIASDKFGYYLSQAKYANDLISRAGITHTKVVNTPFDSTEYLVATDGIPLSDETLYQQLVGSLIYLIVTRPNIAYVVHIVSQFMSSPRTTHFSVVLCILRYIRGILFHGLHFAHFSPELRAYSDADWADDLIDRRSTIGYCFFLDTYLISWRSKKQTAVSHSST from the coding sequence atgaaagatcttggacATTTAAGTTATTTCTTGGGACTTGAAATAGCTTCCGACAAATTCGGTTACTATTTATCACAAGCTAAGTACGCAAATGATCTCATATCTCGGGCTGGTATTACTCACACAAAAGTTGTTAACACACCCTTTGACTCCACAGAATATTTGGTTGCTACTGATGGTATTCCACTAAGTGATGAAACACTTTATCAACAACTAGTTGGTAGTCTTATATATCTTATTGTCACTCGGCCTAATATTGCATATGTTGTCCATATCGTGAGTCAATTTATGTCATCTCCTCGTACAACTCATTTCTCTGTCGTTCTTTGTATATTAAGATACATTAGAGGAATTTTATTTCATGGACTACATTTTGCTCACTTTTCTCCAGAGTTACGAGCATACTCTGATGCTGATTGGGCAGATGATCTAATTGATCGTCGATCCACTATTGGCTATTGTTTCTTTCTTGACACATATCTCATTTCATGGAGAAGTAAGAAACAAACTGCTGTTTCTCATTCTAGTACATAA
- the LOC124930663 gene encoding protein NRT1/ PTR FAMILY 6.3-like: MEDSKTQPDAYDYKGRPSLKSSSGGWTSAAMILGVETCERLTTLGIAVNLVTYMTGTMHVGNATAANTTTNFLGTSFMLCLLGGFIADTFLGRYLTIAIFAAVQATGVTILTISTIIPNLRPPKCSGENPSSCIPATSNQLLILFLALYLTALGTGGLKSSVSGFGSDQFDETDKEERIKMSSFFNWFFFFISIGSLLAVTVLVYIQDNLGREWGYGICAGAIVIGLIVFLSGTRRYRFRKLVGSPLTQIAAVFVAAWKKRGMELPLDSTMLFDIDDLPGDEIKNKNKKKQKLPRTEQLRFMDKAAINNNEIISNRGTPVVNKWEISTLTDVEEVKMVIRMMPIWGTTIMFWTVYAQMTTFSVSQATTMDRHIGKSFEIPPASLTAFFVGSILLTVPIYDFIILPITRKLLKNPRGMNPLQCIGVGLIFSILAMVAAAMTEVKRLNAARSNGLSDDPTAVIPLSVFWLIPQFILVGSGEAFTYMGQLDFFLRECPKGMKTMSTGLFLSTLSLGFFFSSLLVSIVHMATKGKPWLADNLNQGKLNDFYWLLTILSVVNLMLYIMASKWYVYKDQRLAAEGIELEEEDFTSHA; the protein is encoded by the exons ATGGAAGATTCTAAGACTCAACCCGATGCCTATGATTATAAGGGTCGCCCTTCCCTGAAATCCTCCTCCGGCGGCTGGACAAGCGCCGCCATGATCCTAG GTGTGGAGACTTGTGAAAGGTTAACGACTCTAGGAATTGCCGTGAACTTGGTGACCTACATGACCGGAACAATGCACGTCGGGAATGCAACCGCCGCTAATACAACCACTAATTTTCTCGGCACATCTTTCATGCTTTGTCTCCTTGGTGGTTTTATTGCCGACACTTTCCTTGGTCGGTATCTAACCATTGCTATTTTTGCCGCAGTACAAGCAACG GGTGTAACCATCTTGACAATATCAACCATAATTCCCAACCTCCGACCACCAAAATGCTCCGGCGAGAACCCATCATCCTGCATTCCGGCCACCAGCAACCAACTCTTGATACTATTCCTAGCTCTATACCTAACCGCACTCGGCACGGGTGGGCTTAAATCGAGCGTATCCGGATTCGGATCCGATCAATTCGACGAAACAGATAAAGAAGAGAGAATAAAGATGTCGTCTTTCTTCAATTGGTTCTTCTTTTTCATAAGTATTGGATCACTTTTAGCTGTGACAGTACTAGTTTACATACAAGATAATTTGGGAAGGGAATGGGGATATGGAATTTGTGCAGGTGCCATTGTTATTGGGTTAATCGTGTTCTTGTCGGGAACAAGACGATATAGGTTTAGGAAATTGGTTGGGAGTCCTTTGACACAGATTGCTGCGGTTTTTGTGGCGGCTTGGAAGAAAAGAGGGATGGAATTGCCTTTGGATTCGACTATGCTTTttgatattgatgatttgcCAGGTGATGAAatcaagaacaagaacaagaagaaacaaAAGTTGCCAAGGACTGAGCAATTGAG ATTCATGGACAAGGCTGCCATCAATAACAATGAAATCATATCCAATCGAGGAACCCCGGTGGTTAACAAATGGGAGATTTCAACATTAACGGATGTTGAAGAAGTTAAAATGGTTATTCGAATGATGCCCATTTGGGGCACAACCATCATGTTTTGGACCGTCTATGCCCAAATGACAACTTTCTCGGTTTCCCAAGCCACCACAATGGACCGTCACATTGGCAAGTCCTTCGAAATCCCACCGGCTTCCCTAACCGCATTCTTCGTTGGAAGCATCCTTCTAACTGTCCCCATTTACGACTTCATCATTCTTCCAATCACACGAAAACTCCTCAAGAATCCCCGAGGCATGAACCCTTTGCAATGCATTGGTGTTGGCCTCATTTTCTCGATACTCGCCATGGTGGCGGCCGCCATGACTGAGGTTAAGAGGCTCAATGCAGCCCGTTCTAACGGTCTATCCGACGATCCAACAGCTGTGATCCCTTTAAGTGTGTTCTGGCTTATCCCTCAATTTATATTGGTGGGGTCCGGTGAGGCGTTTACGTACATGGGTCAACTCGATTTCTTTCTTAGGGAGTGTCCGAAGGGGATGAAGACGATGAGCACGGGGTTGTTCTTGAGCACGTTGTCTTTAGGGTTTTTCTTTAGCTCGTTGTTGGTGAGTATTGTGCATATGGCAACGAAAGGAAAACCGTGGCTGGCCGACAATTTGAACCAAGGGAAATTGAACGATTTCTATTGGTTGTTGACTATTTTGAGTGTGGTGAATCTTATGTTGTATATTATGGCTTCTAAGTGGTATGTTTATAAGGATCAGAGGCTTGCTGCTGAAGGGATAGAGTTGGAGGAAGAGGATTTTACTTCCCATGCTTAA